One window from the genome of Garra rufa chromosome 1, GarRuf1.0, whole genome shotgun sequence encodes:
- the LOC141341689 gene encoding uncharacterized protein, whose amino-acid sequence MKNTVLLSVFLVFLDGVFSQAAEGNKVSGLEGDSVTFHTSVTETSNIDLMMWMYGSQGSIIAKLNGKSQQISLYDVDDGRFGDRLQLDNQTGSLSISDIRTKHSGDYQLKIISYKTLYMTFNLIVHDVFFAGLTNSKEGETVTLQTGVSELQKYDVILWMFGPLSPDTFMAEINIPLQKISYSDDERLRDRLQLNEQTGSLTIMDSRSTDTGVYQLQFTNSKETSYKRYNVFVSFMCNMCSQASTGVFSQAAEGNKVSVLEGGSVTFHTSVTETHNIDLMMWMYGSQGSIIAKLNGKSQQISLYDVDDGRFGDRLQLDNQTGSLSISDIRTKHSGDYQLKIISYKTSYMTFNLTVHDVFFAGLTNSKEGETVTLQTGVSELQKYDVILWMFGPLSPDTFMAEINIPLQKISYSDDERLRDRLQLNDQTGSLTIVDSRSTDTGVYQLQITNSKETSYKRYNVFVTVPEPDLPLVAVVLICIALLAAAAVATVITVCYKNSIPKCKYHTIKSAILYL is encoded by the exons GTGTGTTCAGTCAGGCAGCTGAAGGAAATAAAGTGTCCGGTTTGGAAGGAGATTCTGTTACTTTTCACACTAGTGTTACTGAAACAAGCAATATTGATCTGATGATGTGGATGTATGGATCTCAGGGGTCTATTATTGCTAAACTCAATGGAAAAAGTCAGCAGATTTCACTTTATGATGTTGACGATGGGAGATTCGGAGACAGACTGCAGCTGGACaatcagactggatctctgagCATCAGTGACATCAGGACCAAACACTCTGGAGATTATCAGCTGAAGATCATCAGCTACAAGACCTTGTACATGACATTCAATCTGATCGTCCATG ATGTGTTTTTTGCTGGTTTAACAAACTCGAAAGAGGGGGAAACTGTCACTCTACAGACTGGTGTCAGTGAACTTCAGAAATATGATGTGATTTTGTGGATGTTTGGACCTTTGAGTCCAGACACTTTCATGGCTGAAATCAACATCCCACTCCAAAAGATCTCATATAGTGATGATGAGAGATTGAGAGATAGACTACAGCTAAATGaacagactggatctctgaccatcatggaCAGCAGATCCACAGATACAGGAGTTTATCAACTACAGTTTACCAACAGTAAAGAGACTTCATACAAGAGATACAATGTTTTTGTCA GTTTCATGTGTAACATGTGCTCACAAGCCTCAACAG GTGTGTTCAGTCAGGCAGCTGAAGGAAATAAAGTGTCCGTTTTGGAAGGAGGTTCTGTTACTTTTCACACTAGTGTTACTGAAACACACAATATTGATCTGATGATGTGGATGTATGGATCTCAGGGGTCTATTATTGCTAAACTCAATGGAAAAAGTCAGCAGATTTCACTTTATGATGTTGACGATGGGAGATTTGGAGACAGACTGCAGCTGGACaatcagactggatctctgagCATCAGTGACATCAGGACCAAACACTCTGGAGATTATCAGCTGAAGATCATCAGCTACAAGACCTCGTACATGACATTCAATCTGACCGTCCATG ATGTGTTTTTTGCTGGTTTAACAAACTCGAAAGAGGGGGAAACTGTCACTCTACAGACTGGTGTCAGTGAACTTCAGAAATATGATGTGATTTTGTGGATGTTTGGACCTTTGAGTCCAGACACTTTCATGGCTGAAATCAACATCCCACTCCAAAAGATCTCATACAGTGATGATGAGAGATTGAGAGATAGACTACAGCTAAATgatcagactggatctctgaccatcgtGGACAGCAGATCCACAGATACAGGAGTTTATCAACTACAGATCACCAACAGTAAAGAGACTTCATACAAGAGATACAATGTTTTTGTCA CTGTTCCTGAACCAGATCTACCTTTAGTTGCTGTAGTACTGATCTGTATTGCGCTGCTTGCTGCAGCTGCAGTTGCAACTGTTATCACTGTGTGTTACAAGAACTCAATACCAAAGTGTAAGTATCACACAATAAAGTCTGCTATACTTTATCTGTGA